The sequence below is a genomic window from Alphaproteobacteria bacterium.
TTCCCATAATTCGAAGATTGCGCCATCACCTTCGATATTTCTGAAATTGAATTTCTCGCGCCGCAAGCGCACGCCGGGTTCGGGCGTGAATTCAATACCTGCGCGTTCAAGTGCGCCGCATACTGCTTCAAAGACTTTGCCGCCCATTTTGCCCGTGCCCTGTTCAAGGTTGGATACGGCGGCCAGTGACACGGATGCGCGCTCCGCCAATTCGCGCTGGGTATAGGCCAAAAGGCTGCGGGCGGCTTTGAGTTGTTCAATAGTGATCATCATTAAAATATACCGGTAAATCTAATGATTTTCATTAAATATTTGCCGTTCTCCACTCAGGAAAGTAAAGCCCGCCCCGCATAATAAAAACATCGAAAACATCGATTTAACGGGGTTTATTATGCAAAACACATCAAAAATCACCAAATTATTATGTGGTCAGGCCGATGAAAGCGAATATAGCCAAGGCCTTCGTGAACTGATTATTACGTTGAATGCGGGTTGCGCATTAATCTTTAAAGCAACCGGAAGCGCATTAAAAGCAACCGGCGTTTTCCTATGTGGTGAACCAGACCAAAACAGATATGGCCGTGATGGCAGCCGTTATGGTTCTTAAATTGGTTTGTTCGGCAAGCCTTCCAGCTTGGCGATGACGACATCGCTTTTCTTGAGAATCCTGCTGTGCTGGAAATTAAACTCGAACTGGCTTCGGAAGCTCTCGGCGACCAGTGCATTATGCACCAGTAGAATGCGCAAGGGTGGCCCCCAATTAATCATCGCAAAGCGGTCGGCATACACATAATAGGGAACCTGCTGCAATAAATGCGGCGGCGCTACGCGGTAGGTTTCTGTGTCGGACAAGATCAAGGTGTCGCCTTGCGGGATGATGTGACGATTGCGAATGCCAAGTTTGCGTCGTTCAATCAGCGCTGCGGTCACTTCCTCCTTATACCGTGCGAGCCATAATTTGCTGCTAACGCCGCTAATCAGCACTTCGCCGCCGGTTTTGCCCAAGGCAAGAATGATGTCATCCCATAATTCGATAACGGCGTGTTCGCCTTCCAGAACGCGAAACTGGTATTTCTCGCGCCGTAAGCGCACGCCGGGTTCGGGCGTGAATTCAATGCCCGCTTGCTGCAATACCTTGCAAACGGCATCAAACACTTTGCCGCCAATCTTGCCCACGCCTTGTTCAAGATTGGCGACCGAGGCTAGGGATACCCCTGCCTGCTTGGCGAGGTCGCGCTGGGTCCATTCCAGCAGGGTACGGGCGGCTTTAATCTGGCTGATAGTAATCATAGCTAATACTAAGCATCATAATTAGTAAAAAGCACTAAAAAAATCTCACTTCGCAGATGCGAAAGGAGCTGAAATTGGCTAAATTATAAGCATGAACAAGCACGAATATGAGCGAATTTCGAAACCACAAACGAAGCTAGCGCGACGCAAAATGAACGATAACAAGAAACCAGACCACCTCAAGTCGATGGAAGATGAAGTGAACGAGTTCCTTCAGGTTCTAGCAGGCTACCCTGTTGATTCACATAAGTTAACGCCGCTGCAAAAGCAGGTGGTGAAGTTGAATAACATCTGCGCAAATATCTTTCGGGCGGGTGGCACGGCGCTCAGCGCAACGAATAGTTTTATCTTCGGCGAGCCCGATCAGAACCAAGTAAGTCGCGGCGAAGCCAATCATTACGAGCCGTAATCGATTTTTGTTCTAATTACTAAATTTTGGTTACTTTGTGGCAACCCCCGTTAACTTTTGCCTTCAGGACTTTGTTAGCGGGGATTTCCCTATTCCTGTGGGTTGCTTGTGTATAACCCTGACATAGGCCCTCACATAATGAATGACATTCGCGCAAACGCACTTCTATAGTTTGCGCATGACAGCCAATCTCCAACCCTCATTTTTTGCTGAACCTGGCGATGCGCCAGCACTTACCCCCCAATTAACTCCCATGATGCAGCAATACTGGGATTTGAAAAACGCGCATCCGGAATGCTTGCTGTTTTTTCGCATGGGCGATTTTTATGAGTTGTTCCATGATGACGCAGTAAAAGCTGCCCCTGTTCTGGATATCGCATTGACCAAGCGTGGTAAGGATCAAGGAGACGATATTGCGATGTGCGGCGTGCCCGTGCATTCCTATGAAGCATACCTTCCAAAATTAATCCGTGCTGGCTTTCGTGTAGCGATTGCCGAGCAAATGGAAAACCCGCAGGAAGCCAAAGCGCGTGCCAAAACGCAAAAGGGCGGTAAAACACTCGTCACGCGGCAAATCATCCGCATCATTACGCCCGGCACGCTGACTGAAGACAGTTTTCTGGACAGTGCGCGGGCGAATTATTTGGCGGTGTTATCGGAAAGCATGGGCGAATTTAGTGTTGCGTGGTGCGATTTGGTGCAAGGCGTTCCGTATGTGCAAAGCATGCCATGGAATGATGTGCCGACACTCCTTTCCCGTTTGAACCCTGCCGAGTTGGTGGTGTCACAAAAGATGATGTCGGCAGAGGATAAGCGTGAATTTCTCGATGCGCAAAAGGATATCATCACCTATGTCGCGCCGGTGCGCTATGACAGCGAAAGCGCGAAACGCGCCGCACTGCGTCAATACAGTGTCACCAGTTTGGACAGTTTTGGCGCATTTTCTAAAAATGAAACTACCGCGCTGGGCGTGCTGCTGGATTACATTGCATTGACGCAAAAGCAGCAGGTGAGTTTGTTATTGCCGCCGCGCATGGCGACGGTTGCAGGCGTGGTTGCCATTGATGCGGCGACACGCCGTAATCTGGAATTGATGCAAAGTCTAGACGGCGGGCGCAAGGGAAGTTTGCTGGCAACCATTGACCGCACACAAACCCATGCAGGTGCACGGTTATTAGCAGAACAGCTTTCTGCGCCGCTGACCGAACTTGCTGCGATTAATGAGCGCCTTTCGCGAATTGAATGTTTTGTGCAGCATGATGATTGGCGTGATGCGCTGCGGACCATGCTGAAGGCCTGCCCCGATTTGCCGCGTGCATTAACGCGTTTGTCACTGCAACGTGGAAGTCCACGTGATTTGGCTATTGTGCGTGTAGCACTGGAAAGCGCGACCAAGCTGCGGTTCTTCCTGAACCAGCATGCGCATGAATTGAATGCTGATTTAAAAAAACTGGGCATGCAGCTGGGCGAGCACTCCAGTTTGATTGATGTGCTGAGCCGCGCGCTGAAATCCGAATTGCCATTCCTTGCCCGTGATGGCGGGTTTATCGCGCCAAATTACAATGCACAGCTAGATGAATTGGTAAGCTTGCGCGATGACAGCAAGAAGCTGATTGCAGGGTTGCAGAATAAATATGTGCAACAAACCAAAATCACCACGCTGAAAATCCGCCATAACAACGTCATTGGCTACCATGTGGAAATAACGCCAGCGCAAGCGGATAAACTGCTGCAACCACCGTTTAATCAGGATTTTATTCACCGCCAAACATTGTCGAGCGCGGTGCGTTTTACCACCAATGAACTAGCGGAGCTGGAGCGCAAAACCAGTGAAGCAGGCGATAAGGCATTGCAGATTGAACTGCAATTATTTGATGAGTTGGTGCAAAAGGTGCTCGCGAATTTTGATGACCTGCGCGTTGTAGCAGGCGCCATGGCGCAATTGGATGTTGCAACGGCATTGGCAGAAATTTCGGTTGAACAAAATTGGTGCAAGCCGGTCATTGATGATAGCGATGCATTTGATATTAAAGGTGGGCGCCATCCCGTTGTGGAAGCCAGCTTAAAAGTGTTGAACAAAAACTTCATCGCCAATGATTGCGATTTAAGCGCGGCGAGCCGGTTGTGGCTGGTGACGGGCCCCAATATGGCCGGTAAATCCACGTTTTTGCGGCAAAACGCGCTTCTAGTGGTGCTTGCGCAAATGGGCTCATACGTTCCGGCTGCTTCGGCGCATATCGGTATCGTTGATAAACTATTCAGCCGTGTTGGCGCCGCCGATGATTTGGCCAGAGGACGTTCAACCTTTATGGTGGAAATGATTGAAACCGCCGCCATCCTTCATCAGGCAACGGCAAAGTCGCTGGTGATACTCGATGAAATTGGCCGTGGCACAGCAACCTTTGACGGGCTTTCGATTGCGTGGGGTAGCCTTGAATATCTTTACTACCAGAATAAATGCCGCGGATTATTCGCAACGCATTACCATGAATTGACGGTACTGAAAGACCAGTTGCCGAATTTACGCTGCGCGACCGCCAAGGTGAAGGAATGGGAAAACGAGATTATCTTCCTGCATGAAGTGGGTGAAGGTATTGCCGAATGTTCTTATGGACTGCACGTTGCGCAATTGGCGGGATTGCCCGCGGCAGTGATTGCACGTGCTGGCGCAATTTTGCAGCAATTGGAAAGCGGTAAATCCGTGGGCCAGAATAAAAATACCGTGATTGCATCTGCAAAACCGCAGGATTTTACGAGTAGGGCATTGCGCGATAAATCGGCGGTGGATAAAGCGATTGATGCATTAAACCCGGATGATTATTCACCCAAGGAAGCGCTGGAAAAGTTGTATGCTTTGAAAAGTTTGGCAAAGCAATAAAAGCGATGTCATTGCGAAGTGGCGTTAGCCACTGAAGCAATCCAGTTTGAGACAGTTCTGGATTGCCGCGTCGGGCTGAAGCTCTCCTCGCAATGACAGGGGGTTGCTTGGGATGCCGTTACTTAGGATGCTTGGCAAGCCAGTCGTTCATGAACTTAATCTCGGCGCTTTGGGCCTTGATGATGTCTTCGGCAAACTTTTTAATTTCCGGATCTTTGCCGTATTTCAACACAATCTTTGCCATGTCCACCGCGCCTTGGTGGTGGGGTATCATGCCTTTTACAAAATCCACATCGGCGTTATCGGAAAAATCAATCATCATGCCGCTATGCATTTTGGAATTGGTTTCGATGAATTCTTTGGTGGCTGGTGTTGCGCCTGGTGGTGCGGTCATCGCCATGGCATGCGCAGCATGCGCTGCGGCAGGAGCCGCTGCAGGCGGCGCGCCGGTGGGCACGGCAGGCTCTTTCACAATCGCGCTGCCGATGGCGTGTTCTTCAACATGTGCTTTGGCCGTGGTTTCTGCATGCGCAACACTGACCATGGTTAGGCATGCAATCGCGGCAATGATAAAAGAGGCGTATTTCATAAAAACTCCTTGGAAAGGGATGGGGGTAGCACACACATGAAGCCGTTAAAATAAGGCGTTTTAAAGGTGATTCAAACAATCAAGACATTCTTAACCCAAACAAGGCAAAAATGCGGGTTGTAATGCTGGCTGCAGCTGAATTGGCTTGACCAAATCGGCAGGCTGTTTACAAGATTAGTACCGATTTAAAAAACGCGTTGAAAATAACATTGTGATTGTCTCATGAATCTAAATTGGCGAGTTTTGCCACGCGCAGATGCAATGCGCATCATCGCAGCTGTTAATCCCCATCTTGGCGAGTATGCGTTGCCGCCGGGTACCAGCCCTGTGCGCCAAGCCAAATTATCGTTTTATGAAAATTACCAATTCTTTGAACTGACCGATATACGCGAAGCGCAACCTAAAAGCATGTTTGCGCTGCATAATCCCAATGGCGGCGAAGATGCGACTTTTGTGATGGATTGGACCAACCGCCCGATCTATACCGTGAATGAACATGACCCCATCAGTCTTCGTACCGACAACATGGCCGATTATCTTGGTTTCTTCTTTGCGTGCGTGCAGGGGCCTTATGGTCCGATGACCGTGGTTGAAAATCTTGACCCGCCAGCGGATGCAGATGAAGAAGTTAAGAAGCGCGTGAAGGAAGTTTTGCGCATGACCCCGCCCAAAGTCGTGAATTATGACCGCGCCAGCGGTACGTTTACGGTTTACGCCGGTATGCTATTCAAAGACTGCATCTTTAAAACCAAAATGGAAGTGGGCAGCAACGGCCTGATCCAGATTGTTGATCATGAATTGGCTATTGGTGCCCTAAATGATCAAGCACAAGCACCAGAAGCAGCATCACGCTAGTCAAAAATTCAGTCTGAAATGCGAGCAAAAAAATGAGCGTGTTTTGTTCTTGTGGCGCGGTTGCATCATAGCTGCAACGACTGTGCTTTTCAGCTGTTGCAATTACGCCTGTTGAACAAAAAAGTTATCCACAGGCTAAATTCATCTTCGTGCAATAATTGTGTTCAAATTTCCCCCCTGATGTTGCTACAGTGCCCCCTCAAGAATCAAAATAGTCCGTTTTTAGTTTTTTATTAAGAACTCATAAACGTGCGTTTTTATGCTTTGAAATTATATATTTGCGCACACTCATCTCGAGGAAACTATGGCGAAAAAACCGCAAGCTCCAGCTTCTGCCAGTTTGAATCAAGGGGCCCAAAATCAAGCCAAACCGCAATCGCAGCAAGGAGCGCCCCAAAATTACGCGCAGCAGCATCTTGCGCCGCCCGTTCCGCCGCAAGCTTTTCCGCAGTTACGCAGCGGCGTGACCAATAAACAAAACGAAAGCAATCGCCGCGCAATGGGCGGTGCGATCATCGATCCACCAAAGCCACGCGAACAATTTGCATCATGGCCATTCTGGACGGGTATGGGATTGACCATCATCTGGTTTGTTGCCGTGTTCCTTGCAACCATGAGCGTGAATTCATCGGGCAGCATTGCGGGCTTGCCTGTTACCACCATCGCGCTTGGTATCTCCGGCGTGATTGCGCCTGTTGCATTCCTTTGGATGATTATCGCTTACCTGCAACGCGCATCGGATGTGAAGGCCATCACCGAACCGCTTCGTCGCCAATTGCAGATGGTGTTGGGTACAGGCGCAAATGCTGAATCCCGCGTGCGCCGTTTTAACGAAGCGCTGGAACGCCAATTGGAATTGCTGCGTCAAGCGGGCGATGGTTCGTATGATGTATTGCAAAATGCGGTTCAGGTTTTGCAGGAAGAAGAACGCGCGATCAACAATCTGGCTGAACGCAGCGGAAAAGAAATCCAGCGCGTGGCTGGCATTGTGCGTGATAACAGCGAAGTTCTGGAAGATTTGCTGCATGATAACCGCGAACGCTTCAACGATTTGTCCGGAAAAATTGCGGGCCACATCGCAACGCTGGATGACCGCGCTGACCAAGCAGCAAGCCGACTTGGTGACATGGTTGACCGCCTGCATTTGATGATTGACCAATTCAAAGCTGCGGCAGACCAGAAGCTTGCCGATGTTGCGAATGTTTCCGAGCAGATTGGCCGTCAGGAAAAAGATACCGAAGCATCCGCACAGCGTATGAGCGAAACCTTGCAAGCTGCCCGCCAGTCGGCGCAGGAACTTGGCAATATGCTGTCAAAGAACCAGGATATTCTGGATGCTGCAGGTCAGCGGTTGATGGCGCGCATGCAGGAAATCGGCACGCAGATTGAACATTTTGCGTCGATTAGTGACAGCAAGGAAGCCAAGCTTGCACAAAGCGGCAAGCAATTGTCGGAAACCATGACGCATGAAATCGCGGCATTGGAAGCATTGACCAGCCGTTTGGAAGCGCAGATTTTTGCAGCGAACCAAGGTATTGGTTCACGCACCGATGAATTGGAAAGCCGTCAGATTCGTTTGGCAGAACAAGCCGGCAATCTGATGCAGAATTTGCAGAATACGGTTGTCTTGCTGGATACCACGGCATCGGAAGCATTCCAGAAATATTCCAGCGTGCGTGATGATGTTGCCAACCAGAGCGAACGTATTGCCCGTCAGTTCCGTGAATCCAGCAGCCATTACGATAGCATGGCGCAGCGCCTTGACGACGTATCCAAGAATGTTGTGGAACGCGTTGCGGTAATCGGCAGCAGTCTTTCAAGCCAGGTAGAAAGCATTTCATCAGGCAGCGAACGTGCCTCCAGCGCAAGCCAGCAGGCCAGCGCCGCGGTCAGCTATTCCTTGCAGCAACTGGAAGTGATGATTGAACGCATTTATGAAGCTGAAAAGCAGGCCAAGGAAAGCAGCAGCGGCTTGATTGGCAGCATTGAAGAAAAATTCAATTCATTGGTAAGCATGAGCGACCAGCATGTGGCGCGTTTGAATTCAACCCATGATGAATTGGAAGATGTCGGCCAGAAACTGTCTGAACGCGCCCGTGAAGCGGAAGGCACATGGCAGTCGCTTGTTCAATCTGCGAATAACCAGCAGGAAGCACTGCAACAGCAATTGCGGGCCAAGGTGGATGACGCCGTTGCATTGCTGAATGAAAATGCACAAGCGATTGAAGCCGCCCGTGATAGCATGTACCAGCATGTGGAAGCTGGTCTTGCCCGCAGCGGCGAGATGGTGGACATGCTCGCCAAGCTTGGCACGGTAACCGATGCGCCATTTAATGATGCAGTGGCGCGCGTGAGAACCTGTGTTGAACAGGGCGAAGACCAGCTCAACCGCTTTACGGCGGCCTTGCAAAAGAATGCAGCCGATATCGCCGAGCTCAACACCCGACTTGCAACCTATGGCGATAATGCTGGACATAAGGCTGCTGAAACACTTGCAGGTCTTGATGCCGTTGCAGCGCGTATGGAAGCCATTCAACATGGGAATATGCAGGCAACCCAGGATGTGTTGTTGCGCTTGAACCACGTTGCACAACAAGTGCAAAACCGTATGGGCGATATCAGCACCACTGCGGAAGAAGAACAAAAGCGCCTTGGCGAAACCGTCCGTCAGCTCAGCTTTGACATTAATGGTCTCATCCATGACAGCCAGACAGCTGACCAACGCATTCGCATTGCGGCTAGCCTTCTTTCCGAGCAGGCATCGGATGTGCGCAGCAAGCTGGAATCCCAAGCGATGGGCATTGAAAGCGCGCTCGGCAATTTGAATGAGCAATTCAGTGCGATGTCGCAGCAGATGCGCGGCGCAACCGAAATTGCCCAAGCGCATATCGAAGAAATCAGCAAGCGCTATGGGGAGATTACCCATATGAGCGGTGCTGGCCTTGAAGATAAAATCCGCGGCCTTGATTTTGTGGTCAGCGGCGCTGCGGAACGCCTTTCCAGCCTTGGCGAAACCATTGATGGTCGCACGCAGCAATTAACGAGCGTGCACAACCAAATTCATGACAGCACGCAGATTTTGGACAGCGCAACCCAGCAGGCGCTTGACCGCTTGTCGGTATTTACCCATGCGGTGGTTGCAGCCAAGACCACATCAGGCGATACCGCACAGGAAGTATATGCGCGGTTGAGCGATGTGCATGAACAATTCAACCGCCAGATTAGCGCGGTAAGTGAAGGTAGCCAGACCATTGCGCACACCATGCGCGATGCTGTGGCCAACCTTGTTGAACAGTCCGTGGGCCTTGCCGCTGCAAGCCAGCAGGCCGAACAGCGCATTGAAAATCTCGCAGCGACCACAGCTGCTCTGCAAGCAGAGGCGCAAAATGTGCGTATTTCGATTGAAGGCGAAGCCAAAGCAATGCAAGCGCGCCTTTCCGAAATCCTGTCGCAAATCGAAAGCGCCAGCGTGGGTATGGAACGCAATGCAGTCATCGCATTCGACCGCACCGAAGGCATGGCCAAGCGCTTTGATGGCATCAGCCAATCCGCATTCGCACGTTTGAATGAAGCCGCAACGCAAATTGAACATGTTGCCGATGGTTCAATCGCCAAGGTTGAAGCCGTGAACAAGTCATTGATGGATCAGATGGCAAGCCTGACCTTTGCGGGCGAACATCTGGCTGAGGTGGATAGCGAAATCCGCCGCTCCGCACAGGAAAGCACCGCATATCTCAACCGTCTTTCCAGCGAAGCAGGGGCAACAGCATCCTTTGCCGCTGAACAATTACGCCAGCAAATTACCGGCCTTAAGACCGAGGCTGAAGGCCTTCTTATGCGCTTTGATGCGCTGGGCAATGGCTTTGCCAACCAGTCGCTGGGTGTGTTTGATATTGCCGATAATCTGGAGCAAAAGATTACGCGCCTTCGCGATACCACGATTGCAGCTTATGAAGATGCAACCAATGCAGGTCAGCGTATTTTAAGCTCAACGCTTGAATTCAAGAACGAAGTTGCCGAAGCTGTTTCGACCATGTCGGCGACGGGTGAAGGCTTGCAACAGCGCGGCGAGATGGCCATTACCATGGTTCACCAAATGGCCGGACGTTTTGCCGAAGCAACGCAAAATCTGCGTGAACAATTCGAAGCACAGGCAAGCCGTTTGGAAGATGTGGCCGGCAAGGCGCAAGCGCAGTTGCAAAGCTTTACTTCCGAAATCAAAGGCGGCGCCGACCAGTTGGATGGTTTAACTTCCAAACTTGCGGCATCCGGTGTTGATGTGAACGAAACATTGGAAAAGACCAACTTCCTTGTACGCAATGTGAGCGGCCAGATTGACCGCATGAAGACCAGTGCGCAGGAAGTTTCCGGCGGCTTGTTGCAAAGCATGGCGGATATGATTTCAACCTTTGAAAGCGAACTCAAAGGCATGACCGATAATGCCGGCAACACCATTGAAACGCTGAACCAGAAAGCCCGCGGCATCAGCGAGGCAATGAAGGATGAAGCGCAAAACGCAGCCGACTCTATTTTACAAACGCTGAGCGATATGCGTTCCAATGTGGAAGGCAGCCTTGATCTGGTGGTCAGCAAGACCGGCGAAGTCATGGCAACGGTTAAGGATGAAAGCAGCAAGCTTTCGGCCACAGTGGAAGGCAATCTTGATCTGGTGGTCAGCAAGACCGGCGAGGTCATGGCAACCGTGAAGGATGAAAGCAGCAAGCTCTCAACCGCCATGACACAAGAAGTTGAAAAAGCATTTGCCAGCGCGAACCAGAACATCTCCGCGATGCAGCTGGATTTCCGTTCCACCATTGTGGGTATGGTTGAAGTGTTGGTGACGCATCTGCGCCAAATTCAGGAAAATGGTTCGGGCGTGATGGAAAGCATCCGCTCCGGTGCTGCGATTGGCACTGAACAGGCGATGCAAATGCTGGCCGATTTGCGTGCCAAGACCGAAGAACAGGTATTGGGTATGGCCAGTTATGTTGAACTGGCATTGCAGGGTATGCGCCAGTCATCACTTGCCATGGCAGCCGAATTGAAGGGCGATAGCACGCAAACGCAGCGTGATGCCGTTGCGGCCTTTGCACAGATGCGCGAGCAAGTCGAAGGCGAATTCAAGAATATCATCGCCCGCGCGCAAGAATCCGCAGCGCAGTTGCAAGCCAATTGCGATTTGCTGACCAAAGATATGCGCAAGGCGGTTATTGATGCCGAACGCAATGCCGAACGTATTTCCGAAGAAATGCGCAAGGTTGTTGAAGAAACACAGTCCGGCTCATCGTTGATGGTGCAGGATATTGTGGCCGCTGCAACCCAAGCACAGGAAGTTGGTGCAAGCTTCAACACCGTTGCCAATTCGATGCGTTCAGATAGTGCCAAGATTTCAGCCGGTGTTTCGGAAGTGGCGCAAAGCCTTTCCACCACCAACACATTGCTGCAACGCAGCCAAAGCGCGTTGTATGATGTAGCGCAGAAATCCAGCGATGCATTAAATGTGTTCAATGACAGCATTATGCATCAGTCACGCAACCTTGCCAGCCTGCAACAAAGCTTTGTGCAGACGGCTGATCATATGTCAGCGGCCGATGAACGCATGACCGTTTTGAAGCATGGCTTCCAGAACGTGCTTGCTGAAATCATGGAGCGTCTCAATGGCGGCCTTGTGAATTTGGGTCAGCAAATTGTCAATGTGAAACAGGAAGCAGAAAGTGCTGCGCACATTGTGACCACGAGCGGGCAGGAAGTTGCAAACCAGAACATCAACATGACCCAAACAGCAGAAGCGCTGGCAACCGCGCTTTCACAGCTTGAAGCGGTCAACCGCACGTTGTCGGCCAATATGCGTGACAGCGCCATTGAAACCGAACAGCAGGCCCGCCAAATCTCGGCGCTCAGCCAGCAAGTGCAACAGCAGGTTTCGACGTTGGAAAATGCTGCGCAAGCAGCAGCGCATCAAAGCGTTGCGGTAAGCCAGGCGCTTGATACACCACTTAGCCGTTTTGACACGCTGAACGAACGTATGGATAAGACATTAAATCTGACTGTGATGGTGGGTGATAAAATCACCGGCCAGCTTGGCAGCATTACCCGTGAAATGGAACGTGCATTGCATGATTTAGCTGAAGGCACACAAAAGGCCGGCAGCATCATTCAAACCACCACGCAAACCTTCAAGCAGGCACGTGATGAAGCAGCGGAAGAAATGTTGCAGCGTTTGCGGGATATTACCCGTAAGAATGAAGCTGCTGCCCAAGCCAGCTATCAGCCGCAGCCTGTGCCGCAGGTATTCCAGCAATACCAGCAGCCGGTA
It includes:
- a CDS encoding helix-turn-helix transcriptional regulator, producing MITISQIKAARTLLEWTQRDLAKQAGVSLASVANLEQGVGKIGGKVFDAVCKVLQQAGIEFTPEPGVRLRREKYQFRVLEGEHAVIELWDDIILALGKTGGEVLISGVSSKLWLARYKEEVTAALIERRKLGIRNRHIIPQGDTLILSDTETYRVAPPHLLQQVPYYVYADRFAMINWGPPLRILLVHNALVAESFRSQFEFNFQHSRILKKSDVVIAKLEGLPNKPI
- the mutS gene encoding DNA mismatch repair protein MutS; this encodes MTANLQPSFFAEPGDAPALTPQLTPMMQQYWDLKNAHPECLLFFRMGDFYELFHDDAVKAAPVLDIALTKRGKDQGDDIAMCGVPVHSYEAYLPKLIRAGFRVAIAEQMENPQEAKARAKTQKGGKTLVTRQIIRIITPGTLTEDSFLDSARANYLAVLSESMGEFSVAWCDLVQGVPYVQSMPWNDVPTLLSRLNPAELVVSQKMMSAEDKREFLDAQKDIITYVAPVRYDSESAKRAALRQYSVTSLDSFGAFSKNETTALGVLLDYIALTQKQQVSLLLPPRMATVAGVVAIDAATRRNLELMQSLDGGRKGSLLATIDRTQTHAGARLLAEQLSAPLTELAAINERLSRIECFVQHDDWRDALRTMLKACPDLPRALTRLSLQRGSPRDLAIVRVALESATKLRFFLNQHAHELNADLKKLGMQLGEHSSLIDVLSRALKSELPFLARDGGFIAPNYNAQLDELVSLRDDSKKLIAGLQNKYVQQTKITTLKIRHNNVIGYHVEITPAQADKLLQPPFNQDFIHRQTLSSAVRFTTNELAELERKTSEAGDKALQIELQLFDELVQKVLANFDDLRVVAGAMAQLDVATALAEISVEQNWCKPVIDDSDAFDIKGGRHPVVEASLKVLNKNFIANDCDLSAASRLWLVTGPNMAGKSTFLRQNALLVVLAQMGSYVPAASAHIGIVDKLFSRVGAADDLARGRSTFMVEMIETAAILHQATAKSLVILDEIGRGTATFDGLSIAWGSLEYLYYQNKCRGLFATHYHELTVLKDQLPNLRCATAKVKEWENEIIFLHEVGEGIAECSYGLHVAQLAGLPAAVIARAGAILQQLESGKSVGQNKNTVIASAKPQDFTSRALRDKSAVDKAIDALNPDDYSPKEALEKLYALKSLAKQ
- a CDS encoding DUF305 domain-containing protein, which encodes MKYASFIIAAIACLTMVSVAHAETTAKAHVEEHAIGSAIVKEPAVPTGAPPAAAPAAAHAAHAMAMTAPPGATPATKEFIETNSKMHSGMMIDFSDNADVDFVKGMIPHHQGAVDMAKIVLKYGKDPEIKKFAEDIIKAQSAEIKFMNDWLAKHPK